The genome window CTCCCGAATCCACGGTATCCAACTTCACAATGTCAGGACGGCCTGGAGTATTTTTATTCTTCATAGAAGTTTCCTGTGCTGACTCAGGAGTTTTTTCGTGTTTTATATTTTCGAATATCTGCCGGCTTGCGCTCTTGGAACTGGATTGAGCATCCTGCTCAATCCGTTTGCCCTCGTCTGCATTTTGATACGCCTGCATGGCAAGATCATATTCATTCAATTGTCGGTAGATGTCTCCAAGCCGGTTCCACGAAACAGCTTTGTCGGAGTGTGTGTTCAGAATCTCTATACTCCGGAGGAGTATAGAGATTCCCTCCTGGAATTTTCCCTGATGGGCATAGGTCAGTCCAAGATTGCTGTATGCGTTGCCTACCCCTCGATCAATTTCAATGGCTTTTAGAAAAGACCTCTCTGCACTGTCAAAGTCCGAACAATTAATCTGAGCGGTTCCAAGTTCATTCCATATCTCGCAATTTCTTCCGTCAATGGCGAGCGCGCGTTGGAAAGCCTTGACAGCATCACGGTGCCGCTCCTGTTTGTTGTATAAATTTCCGAGGCCGAGCCATGGGGCCAGATAACTCTTGTTGAGTTGAATCGCCTGTTCATAGGTTTTGATGGCTTCATTGAATCTGCCCATGGAGAAATAGACATCACCCAGTCCGTTCCACGGGTGTGCAAAAGATGACATGAACTGAATTGACTTGCGGTAGGCGGCAATGGCATCATCGTAGTATCCAATTTTTTTGTATACATTCCCTAATCCGTTCCAGGCAATTGAATCTTCCGGATTGCATTCGACCGCTTTAAGAAAAGTAACAATTGCCTCATCATTTCTGCCGATTCTGGTGCATAAATTTCCGAGATTGTTCCAGGCAAAGATCTGTCCCGGCAATAGATGAATTGCCTGCTTATAGGAATCAATTGCCTCGTCAATTCTCTCCAAACTGGTGTAAACCAGGGCTCGTGCATTCAGGCATTCTGCCTCAAACCAATTGTCCTCGATTTTGATTGCAAGGTTCATTGCTTCATCAAGCAATTGATCTGCTTTTTCAAAATCTCCTTTTCGCCAGTGGAGAATGCCAAGGGTCAGCAATAGGTTGGCGCGTATCGAACTGGACTCAACCTCCTGGGGTATATCGGTTAACATTGTCTCCCGCATGGAGATTTTTTCGTCCGTGTCGTCGAACTGACCGTCATATTCGCCAGTTCCCTGCCACTCTGATTCAAGTTTTTGTTGCAGGACATAGCCGCCTTTGGGCGATTCGGAAAACTCAACGACCTGGTGGCGCTGACCCCAGAGATCAGGGGCATAACGGGCAAGGCTGATGATTTCGTTTTGGGTCAGCCAGAATAAAAGCCTAATATTGTTTTCCGAAAAATAATCGTGCTGATTGTTCAGCGCTTCGTACAAATTTTCGCGCTCATCCAAACCCCATCGCAAACCTTCAATAATAAATATATGCTTGGCGGATGGTTCATGTTTATCTATGATCTGTATCAGGTCCTGATTTTGGCGTTCTTTAACGCGAATATTTACGATTTTCTGCCCATAATCAAATAGATAATTTTCAAGTTCGTTTTGGATATCGGCGCGAACATATTCGGAGCTGTACACCGCAAAGAGGATGCAGGGACGCTGCCATCGTATGGATAATTCGAATTCCCGAAGGATGATTTCCAGGCGTTCATCCATGTCGGCAATAGTTTTAGGCGTGAATTGAATTGTTGTCTCAGCCATGTAGTAGTTTCCTTAAGACAGGGTGTACGTCACACCAGTTTTCGCCGTTGCGATATTCCAGGATCGCCAACAGCTGTAATAAAGGTCGCATACGGTCGCTGTATTCCAGCCGATTGTTTTCATGCACTTTTTTTAACAGCTTGAGATCTTCCTTATCAAGAATTCGGCGATACTCATTCCGGATTTCGGTGGCCGACCATTCAACATCTTCTTTTTCTATTCTGCCTACACCTCTTCTGCGCGCCCTGCCGATAGTCGTCCGCATAATTCGAGCCATTTCGCGAAACACCCCTCCGCTGTATGCAACGGCATCCTCAAGCGCATCCGCATCGATAAGGTTCGGGCTCATTCGCACTTCCACGAATCTTTTCAAGGTCTCATACCCTTCCTCATTATGATCGTCGGGATGCAAAGGCGAATGAAGGTTGATATTGGGGAGGAATAAAGCCTGATCTCGGATCGAATCAAATTCCTTGCTGTAGAACAATGCGCTTGACACGGTATATACAATTGCGCAACTGGGTTGCATCATGATCTCGCGCCTGTCGTGAAAGATTGCGCGTGCTTTATCCAGATCGGGTTTATCCAGATCGTCTATCAAGATCAATGGAATAAGGCGTTCGCGACTATAAATAGCGGTGGTGATGTGATTGATGATGGCAATCAAACCGGTGATATCCGTCTCCACCACTTGGCGCAATACAGTGCGCGTTGCAGGTTCCAGTTTCATTTTGAGCCCTGCATTGGCAAAGAAGGTGTCAATGGAACCGCTGAGTTCAATATCCGAAATACGCCCTTCCAGTATTGTGGATATTTCCTTTTCAACCTTCCCCTTCCAATTATTCAATTCCTTGAGCAATTGGTTTGGCAGCTCCCCGCCTCTTTTTTTATATTCACGGAACAAACGCCCGCCAATGGCAAGCAACACATCTCGGAAGTCAATATCAATTACATCCGTTTCTTCACGAATGCTAAAATTAATCGGCCAGTACTTCTTTTGCAGCTGGGGATTGCTTAAAAGGTGTTGCAGTTCAGTGGACTTACCGCAACCGCGGTGCCCCGAAAAGAAAAACTTTGGGGGCCGGTAGAATGGCGACATGAGGGCATCTGTGAGCTCGTCAATAGGATTCCCTGGACGATTAATATAAAAGGGATTTGGTCTTCCATCTTTATCCGGCTTAAGTGGAAGGTCAAGTTCGAAGTTCAACCATGCTCTGTCAAGGTCAAGTGCAGTTATGTAATCTAGGTTGTTCATCATTCTTGCTCCATATTGTTTAATTGTATTGAGTTGAACTGTCTTTGGAACCCAGAAATTGCGAAAATAATAATGGGCATTATTGCCTGGTCAATTTTTCTATTGTGCAACCGGTGTAGCAGCGATGCCTTCACGAATTGCGTACAAAGCTGCCTGGGTTCGATTGGAAACGTGAAGCTTGTCGAGGATGCTGCTCACGTACTTTGCTATTGTTCGTTCATGCACAACAAGAGAAAGGGCAATCTCCTGATTGCTCAGACCTCGTGCGATGAGTTTGAGCGTTTCTATTTCACGACGGGTGAGAGTCGTTTGTGTGTCCCTGGTTCCAGATTGTTTATCAAATTCGTTGATCACCTTCATTGCAATGGATGGATGAATTGATGCATGACCAGATGCAACGTCCCTGATGGATTGTAGCAGCTGGCTGCGGGTGGCATCTTTAAGCATGTATCCAAGGGCGCCTGCCTTGATTGCCTGAAAAACCCTGTCGCTTTCCGCAAATCCTGTTAGCACTAGAATACGGATATCGGGATTAATTGCCAGCAACATTGGAATGGTGGCAAGTCCATCCTGGCGCGGCATGACCATGTCCAGGATAACAACGTCAGGCTTGTATTTTTTTGCCATGATTACTGCCTGGACGCCATCCTCCGCTCCGGCGGCCACTTCCATATCCGGCTGTACGGACACGATAGCGGCAAGTCCCTCCCGTACAACCGTCTGATCCTCGACGATCATTACATTGATCCTTTTGGAATTTCCAATTATTTCCTTTGTTTTCATCTTAAGCACCTGGTTTGTGATTTGATTGTGGTTAATGTATCGTAATTGGAAGTGCAGAAAATCGACTTGAATTTTGTTCGCAATCCAGCAGTTGCGCCTCTTGTTGCAGCCAGTGCTGAGACGACCATATTTCAAAATATTCCCCCTGCCCCACTATGTATACAAGATCCTGGGCATTAATAAATTCTGCCAATACGTTCGGTATCAGAATAAAGCCGTCTATGTCTATATTTACTATTTGTGCAGATCCCAAAATCATACGTGATAATAGTCTTGCAAGCGGGTCTGTTATGTTTTGGGCGGTGATTTTCGTGCATATTTCTCTAAAAGAATCTGTCGTGAGGCAGAGTAAGTTTTGCTCAAATCCTTGAATCAAATATATTTCTCCTGTCATTTCTTCCACGAATCCTTCGGGGAGTTTGAAGCGATTGAGTTTATCTAGTGTGCTGGCATGTTTCCCGAGTAACAACGCTGTTCTCCCAAAGTGAGATTTAATATCCTGGTAACTACAAACATTATAGGATTCTTCGGGTTCGTAGCCAACCCAATAAATCCGAATGTTTGCATGGCTCTATTTGCCCATTTGCGCTTCCCGGAACGGTCATTTATGACCATGCGTTAATTGACGGTAGATTGTCTAGTCGATGACGAAGTTTTATTGTTGCCTTTCGGAACTCACCCCGTAATAAAAAAAATCGGTCTTTCAAGACCGATTTTTTAGAGGAAGCGTTTGCCGCTTTCTTGTTTCAAGATCGTCAGTTAATCCCTCGCGAATTGCATAGAGAGCCGCTTGCGTTCGATTGGCGAGCTGCAGTTTCTCCAGAATGCTTGTGACATGTTTGGCAACTGTTCGCTCATGTACGAACAAGGCTGTTGCTATATCGTGGTTATTTAATCCACGTGCAATCAGCCGAAGAGTCTCAAGCTCGCGCGGTGTTAATGGGTGCGATGTGTAAAAAAGTTCTGATGGATTAGATATTTCATTTATCACTTTGAGGGCAATGGATGGCTGGATGACAGCTTTTCCAGCTGCGACTTCATGAATTGCCTCAAGTAGTTGGGCCCGGGTTGCATCCTTCAATAAAAAGCCCATCGCCCCGGATTTAATGGCCTGATACACCCGGTTACTCTCAGCAAAACTGGTCAAAACAAGGATCTTTATTTTGGGAAACAATTCCTTTAAAATTGGGATCGTAACCAGTCCGTCTTGAATCGGCATTACCAGATCAAGGAGAACTACGTCAGGTTTTTTTTCCTTGGCAAGTTTTACCGCCTCGACCCCATTTTTTCCCTGTCCGATGACTTCAATATCCGGCTGGAGCGTTAAGATGGTTACTACCCCCTCCCTGACAACGCTTTCATCATCCACAACCAGTATTCTTATTTTTTTCATATTAAGCCGCCTATTAAGTGGTGTTATTTTATTACTGGTTTTGGCAGGGTCACTACGACGGTGGTGCCTACACCAGGGGTCGATTCAATTTTGAGTTTCCCGTCGATTTTTTCTGATCGATCTTTCATATTTGCCAAACCCAGTCCGGTTCGATCGACATTTTTTACATCAAATCCAATGCCATCGTCCTCGATCTTCAAGATGAGGTTTTTTCGAGCCTGTTTGAGTGTTACTGATATTTTTTTTGCGCGAGCGTGGCGCAATATATTGTTTAAAGCTTCCTGGGCAATATAGAACAGGGCGATTTCTTTTTCGGGTGGCAGTTTTATGGTTTCATCAGCAATGAGGCCCGCTTTTATATCTGCGCGTCCTTCAACAGCAGACAGGCGATGATGAAGGACCGAGATCAACCCTTCTTTTTCAATCTCCACGGGCTGCATTTGATAAAGGAAGAGCCGCATTTCTTTGACTGCCTGCCTTGCATTGTCGCCAATACGAATCAAGACATCCCCGGGATCCGCGTTTTGTCCGGCTTCCATTGCTGCTTGAGCGGCCTCGGTTAATGTAACCAGGCCGTAGAGTTTTTGACTTACAGAATCATGAAGATCACGCATCAATCTTTGTCTTTCCGAAAAGGCAATTGCCAGTTTTCGGCGCCTTTCGTTGTCCACCAAATTGGCAATATGATCAGCAAGTGTTCCCAAACGCGCGATTTCATCGTGACTATATGGCGGGAGGTCTTTGCGCGCCAAAATCAGTATTCCCATATTTTGTGCATCGCTCCCATTCCTGATAATCAACGGCAGAATTAGAATGGATTTAAAGGTATCGGTTTGAAGCGCGGAGGGAAGCCGTGTATCGCCAATCGGGTTTTCGACAAAATAAGGCTCGCCCTCCATAAAAACCTGATTGAGTAAATTATAACTTTCAGAGGAGAGTGATATGGGTTCTATGCCATCTTCTGAAAGTCCAAAAACTGACGCGGGATGATAGACCTGGTTGGCGGTGCCAGCATCATTATTGTCCCCAAGGTAGATAATCGCGGCCTGGCTTCTGAAAGGAAAAATAATCTGATAGATCACGCCGGATAAAAATTCCTCCATCAAAAAAGACTGACTGGCCTCACTCGATATGGCATTAAGTAAAACAAACATCTCGTCCCTGGCTTTTTGCCTGAGGTCTTCAACTTTGCGCCGGTTGGTGATGTCGCGCCAGGTGATTAGTGTAAACAATTTTCTATTTTCGTTTTGAATGGGGGACAACCTGATGTTGAAATATTTAATTTCTTCGCGTGTCCTGAAACTTCTCTTCATTTCCATGTCGCGCGGAGAATGGGTAAAGTTGCTGGAGGATGGAATGTCGATCTGATAAGCCTCGATGGGTTTACCAATGGCATCCTCTTTTTTGCTGCCAAGTATTTCCTCGGCAGTCTTGTTGAGGTCAACGATTTTACTATTCTCGTCCAACACCATCCAGCCATCCAGCATTGCCTCCACAACTGATTCCCTGTCAATTTTTGGAATAAATAATGCATGCTTAGTAATGCAGAACGCGAGGGCGATATTTGAGACTGACAAGACGGGGAGTATGGTGATGACAAATTGAGCATATGAAACAATGCCGGAGCCTGCAAATGCCAGCAGCAGGTATGAGATAAAAAAAACCATGATTAAAAGCAAAAGTCGGCGATACCAATGTCGAGGATGTCCAATCAGCATGCCGGCCACCAATTGCATTGATACAGCAACAATAAGGCAGGTAAATATAAGGACTGATATTAACTCTGGTGCATTTATTAAGACTGGGGAATTCCGCTGGACGAGCTGTGTAATTGACCAGATTGCGATGGCAATGGAAGCCATGGTAAGAGGTATGCTCCCTGGCTTTGCCCATTGTTTCAATAAAAGACTAAAGGCTATTGCAAAAGAAATGGCAACATTAAACAGAAGGAGGATGTTTTGCAGCGTGACAACATCTTGATTATTCATATGCACCAGTATCAACGGGGAAATCATTGGGATTCATTAGCAACCACAGGTTTGGATTGGTCAAAACGCCGTCCCGTGAAATTTTAAGAAGTTCGGCGGCGGTCGATAGCGTATTGATGGCAATTTCTCTTTCACCTGTTAAAAATAACAGGCATGCCTTGGTTATAAAATCATCATTATCAGCAATTAAGGCATTGACTCCATCCTGCTCCAGTCTCTTTAAGTTCTGTTTACAAATTAATAGCGCAATTTTAAATTCAGCCCTGGGATCCAGCATGAGCACTTCTTCAAACTGCTGAATGGCATCACTGATTTTGCCCGTTAGAAGGGATAGATAGGCAAGCCGACTCCCCAGTATTGGATTATGCAAATCTATCTCGACAGCTTTTTTCGCCAGAACCATTGCGAGGCGTCTTTTCCCGTTGCAAACCAGGGCAATCGCATAGTTCATCATTACTATGGGGTCATAGCCGTTCTGCTCGTTAATCGCCTTTAATACCTCTTCGGCCTCTGCATATTTATTCCGTGCATGATGAATAACGGAAAGTATGTTCAAAAAGAAAATATGTTCCTGTGAAAACACTGCATCCGTAGTAAGTTTCAGGCCTGTTTCGACCATGCCCAGGCTTTTTTTCTGGTCGCCGATGCTCCAGTAAAGATGCGCCATTTGCTGATGCAGGCTGATTCTTGACGATATTGCATCTTGGCTGTCCGGCAATTTGGATAAGGCTTGCATGTTAATGTTAATTTTACTGTTCAGTTCCGAAGGATGGATGTTCATTTCGCCATCATGCCAGAGCATAAGCCGTGAACCAATTTCAACCCTTGGTATCATCTTCGCATCTGAAAAGATCACTACGAGGTGTCTAAAGGCCCAAAAGTCAGGGGCGCGATTGGGGAGCAGGGATGCCTCATGTGGGTTTAACCATAGTAGCAGCTTAATCCCCTCCTCAACAAAATACTCTCTTTGCATGTTTAATGCCCTGTATGCAATTCCTTCATCTTCCCTTCCGGGTTGATCAAGATTATACGAAAATACTATGCTGTTGTTTTTTTCACCTAAATCCATGAAGTGGTGAATTATGTCGGGAGTTTTTGCAAAAAAGTTAAAGTCGACCACGGAAAGCCCATCAGATTTTTTAAATTTTTCCCCAAGGATTGTCATGGCCTTTTTTTGGACCCAATGGTCATTGCAAATCGCAATGATAATGCTTGGCCGGCTCCACTGATGTGCTGCAATTAATTCATCATGCAGGGTGGCGATATTTGCCCTAAATGTCCTCTCTCCTTTTGCCATCTTATTCAGTCGTCCCTGCTCCGGAAAGGAAGTAAACTGGCCTTAGAGGGAAGCGCAGCACGGCTTCGTGGCTGTGTTTTGAAAGACATTTCACCCACAAATCAAAAAATGCCTCCAGGTCCACTAAGGTGATTTTGGATTGGGCGCTTTCCCCCATTTTTTCAATTGTTTCCTGAGTGAAGCCGCTGGTGGAAATTAAAACCCCGTGACTGTTTGTGCCGATGGACGATTGAAAGGTCTGTAGTCCCTTAATGTGAATTGGTTCGTCGGCATGCCTTATTTGCACGAAAATTCTTGTATCTCTTGTTCCCAATGGGTCAGTGGTGGCAATAATGTCAATCTGTCCCCGTTCTTTGTCAGGGGGGGCAGCCCAAAGGATGTGATAATCAAGGGAAACAAGCAAATCAACTGTCAGTAATTGAAATTCACGCCGCTTAAATCCTTGAATATAGTTCTGAATCTGCTCCCAGGCTTTTTCCTCGGCCTGTTCCACTTCTGCAATGATTCCGGGGTTTACAAGCCGATTCTCTTCAAAGCTCTTGAGCGCTTCATTGTAAAATTCCTGTGCGAACTGGAATTTCTGGCAGGCTTCCCTGCCCTCTTCGGTGATATACCAGCGTCCCTTGTTGCTTTTAACCAGCCAGCCAGCCTTGACAAGCGGAATGGTCGCCAGACGAACGTATCGTTCATAACGTGGCATGTTGGATGGCGGCGTATATTCCCTCTCGTATGTAGTTAAAGTGGTAATTTGAGGAAGATAAGCAATGATTTCCCTTGCGGGCAGACCGCCCGGTCTATTCCACAGCAATTCAAGGACGGCACGCACAAGTTCGCTGATTCTTTGAAGATTGACTGTGTTTTGCATGGAAATTCTCGAACTATCCACGGCTTGTATCAAACGGTACGGGTTTTATGCCCGACAGGCGGACATTGATTATCTTTTGAAGAATATCGAACCAAAAGGATGAACCTTGTGCGCAGGCCAACGCAGTAGTCAATAATCCCAGCGTTTTTATAAACAACCAGACCCAGCCGTTTGCCATGCCAAGTAACAGGCTCGGCCGATAGCAGGTTGATCCAATCTGAATTCCAAAATCGCCGTGTGTGCGAGAAACCCACAAACATTCAACTCCAATTTGCAGTGCGGTTTCAGTGAACTTCCAGCCTACAGGAATTGCATAATACTCATTTTGGATTATCTGAATAATGGAGATTTGGTTTTCATTATAAATCTCGGATTCTGAAGCGGGATTGTTTTGAACAGCCAAATTTGCATTTGCCCGCAAAGACTGTCGAACCGCCGGTTCCAGCCACAGCCTGCCTGACAATTCGAGGCTGTCCACATTAAAGACCAGGGCAATTATCAGCCCGATAGAAAAAACTGATAGCTGGGCTCGTCGTTTATACCACCCGGAAAGGCGGTCCATGGAATCATTGAACCATTGCTCAAGGTTGGATTGAAGTCTTTCGATGGTAAGTTCATTGCTGTTGTCGTCAACTCCGATCAGCAGACTGTTTAATAGCCTGCTGATATCGGGAGAGATGGCACTAAGTGTGACCATTCCGGATAGGAGAGCGGGCACCTTCTTTCCCCCGGGTTTCCCCGCTATTTTTATGGATTCGATCTGCTTATCAATTCTTTCCTTTGTCAGCTTGATTTTTTCCCGGATAACTTCAATGTCAGATTCAATCTCTGGGTAGTGTTCTGCAAAAGCATCCAGCTCCTTTTCAATCGTGGCGATAATTAACCCCTGAAACGCTGTATTTTCAGATTGGATGGTCGTGTCGGGCAAAAAGGAGAGTTCCACTAAGCGTTCATGTGTTTGCAGGGCATTCTGCTGTTTGCGGCGGTCTTTTATCTTTGATAATTTTTCAGAAAGCTCCAATAAGCTGTAGCGTACCAGGAACGCCTCGTGGCCTGCTGAAAGAAGCATGCTGACCAGTACGTTGGAAAATTGATTGGCGGGAATATAGGATGGGATCAGTTTGCCCGAATGCCTCATGCCGGACATGCTTTTGATGATCGGATGTTCGTAAAACACCTGGGTTAGAACCCTGTCATTAAGCATGCGGCGGATGGCTGACTTTAATTCGTTGGCACGCCAGCGCTGCCGGGATGCAAGCCACTCCTGAATTTGCATGGTTGCCAAGCTAAGAATGTACCATGTAAACAGAAGACCAATGATCAGTTCAATAATGGATTCTAAATACATATCTTTCATCATCGCGTCAAGCTTGGTGGGATCTGTGTTTTCATGATTATATCATTCTGAACCCCTTAAAAGGCCTATCATTTTGAGGGATTCAGGTAAAACCCGAGGTTCTTAGCCGTTTTACTCCCCAAAATGACATGAACTGAATGATTTCGTTTACGCACCCCAATTTGAACTTTATTGATCCCAGAGCGATATTCCCTGTTGCCGTCTTGTAATATGGATGAATTCCTTGATCATCGGCTCCGGGTGTGGACGCTTTCCAACCAAAATCAAGTTTCCATTTGCCCAAAATTCCTTTGAAATATTTTCTCTGTTAAATCTTGGGAATTCAACAAAGATCTGTTCTGACGTAAATTGCTTAATTATGCGAATGAAACGTGCCGGTGAACATGTCATCGGCACGCTCATGACCCATTGTAAATATTCAGGCTGGACATCGATATAGTCCAGCTGCCAGTCGTATGAAATACAGATTTGCTGCATCCAAATCTGTAGATAGGAAAAAATATCCCCCACAAGCATATGATTGCTAAAGCGAGGGATGAGCAGACAGGCATATGATAGGTTGTAGGGATCGTGGTTTACTTGGCGAAACTCAATTTCGCCTCTTTCTTCCTCTTTTTCCTTAAGAAAATGACCCGATTCCCTTGTATCGACACGGACATCCCCGGAAGTCTGATTGACTCCAGTGTCATCAAGGTCGGGTTGAATGGTCGTGGTCAAGATCATTGTTTGCTCTAGAGGACCCAATCTTATCAATTAAGTAAGCAAGCTATGCGCAATCCTGTGGAAATATATCACAATCCTTCTGGCACTGCAATAAGGGAATGGTCAAAAATTTGCTCTGCTACACGAAACATTTCAAAACTGTAAGCTTTTTGCAAATTTGTAGCTATCCTCCCACATTTTCCTGATCCAATGATCCTGTTGTCAATTTGAACGATTGGAACGACGCCGCGTGAACTGGATGTGAGAAATGCTTCGTCGAAATTCACGTTCATTTTTGGGGCGCGATATTCAATGGAAATCCCCTGCCCTCTTGCAAGCCTCAGCACAACTTTGCGCGTGACGCCGAGTAAAATTCCACGCTTGGCGGTGATGATCTTGATGGCATTTGTTTGGGATT of Anaerolineales bacterium contains these proteins:
- a CDS encoding ATP-binding protein — encoded protein: MNNQDVVTLQNILLLFNVAISFAIAFSLLLKQWAKPGSIPLTMASIAIAIWSITQLVQRNSPVLINAPELISVLIFTCLIVAVSMQLVAGMLIGHPRHWYRRLLLLIMVFFISYLLLAFAGSGIVSYAQFVITILPVLSVSNIALAFCITKHALFIPKIDRESVVEAMLDGWMVLDENSKIVDLNKTAEEILGSKKEDAIGKPIEAYQIDIPSSSNFTHSPRDMEMKRSFRTREEIKYFNIRLSPIQNENRKLFTLITWRDITNRRKVEDLRQKARDEMFVLLNAISSEASQSFLMEEFLSGVIYQIIFPFRSQAAIIYLGDNNDAGTANQVYHPASVFGLSEDGIEPISLSSESYNLLNQVFMEGEPYFVENPIGDTRLPSALQTDTFKSILILPLIIRNGSDAQNMGILILARKDLPPYSHDEIARLGTLADHIANLVDNERRRKLAIAFSERQRLMRDLHDSVSQKLYGLVTLTEAAQAAMEAGQNADPGDVLIRIGDNARQAVKEMRLFLYQMQPVEIEKEGLISVLHHRLSAVEGRADIKAGLIADETIKLPPEKEIALFYIAQEALNNILRHARAKKISVTLKQARKNLILKIEDDGIGFDVKNVDRTGLGLANMKDRSEKIDGKLKIESTPGVGTTVVVTLPKPVIK
- a CDS encoding response regulator transcription factor, translated to MKKIRILVVDDESVVREGVVTILTLQPDIEVIGQGKNGVEAVKLAKEKKPDVVLLDLVMPIQDGLVTIPILKELFPKIKILVLTSFAESNRVYQAIKSGAMGFLLKDATRAQLLEAIHEVAAGKAVIQPSIALKVINEISNPSELFYTSHPLTPRELETLRLIARGLNNHDIATALFVHERTVAKHVTSILEKLQLANRTQAALYAIREGLTDDLETRKRQTLPLKNRS
- a CDS encoding tetratricopeptide repeat protein, coding for MAETTIQFTPKTIADMDERLEIILREFELSIRWQRPCILFAVYSSEYVRADIQNELENYLFDYGQKIVNIRVKERQNQDLIQIIDKHEPSAKHIFIIEGLRWGLDERENLYEALNNQHDYFSENNIRLLFWLTQNEIISLARYAPDLWGQRHQVVEFSESPKGGYVLQQKLESEWQGTGEYDGQFDDTDEKISMRETMLTDIPQEVESSSIRANLLLTLGILHWRKGDFEKADQLLDEAMNLAIKIEDNWFEAECLNARALVYTSLERIDEAIDSYKQAIHLLPGQIFAWNNLGNLCTRIGRNDEAIVTFLKAVECNPEDSIAWNGLGNVYKKIGYYDDAIAAYRKSIQFMSSFAHPWNGLGDVYFSMGRFNEAIKTYEQAIQLNKSYLAPWLGLGNLYNKQERHRDAVKAFQRALAIDGRNCEIWNELGTAQINCSDFDSAERSFLKAIEIDRGVGNAYSNLGLTYAHQGKFQEGISILLRSIEILNTHSDKAVSWNRLGDIYRQLNEYDLAMQAYQNADEGKRIEQDAQSSSKSASRQIFENIKHEKTPESAQETSMKNKNTPGRPDIVKLDTVDSGEVINIWTDTPPLIKKVDNPPSWLIRREETTGLNQEAELTTLLNTQGENNMSLKSEELFRDIQGEQKNQPTSDGANSVTSAIAWNEMGNENFHQGNYTEALVSYNKSVQLDPNFGWPYANMGLIGIMQGRYLEAVLLYRKSIELLNADKDKSIAYNGLGNAYRGLGEYDNAVDAFRKAAELDPENAGVHDSINVFQFDASPQNGDFWNELGNAFLQNGSYHEAVTAYQKAAEMNPQDGWAHSNLGRALASMGKHKEAIPAYMKSIELFEDNKDKAVSWNRLGNTHRKLNDYDNAIKAFQEAVLLNDEGVNLVTRTRFSLLSNCYAE
- a CDS encoding Mrr restriction system protein, with the translated sequence MQNTVNLQRISELVRAVLELLWNRPGGLPAREIIAYLPQITTLTTYEREYTPPSNMPRYERYVRLATIPLVKAGWLVKSNKGRWYITEEGREACQKFQFAQEFYNEALKSFEENRLVNPGIIAEVEQAEEKAWEQIQNYIQGFKRREFQLLTVDLLVSLDYHILWAAPPDKERGQIDIIATTDPLGTRDTRIFVQIRHADEPIHIKGLQTFQSSIGTNSHGVLISTSGFTQETIEKMGESAQSKITLVDLEAFFDLWVKCLSKHSHEAVLRFPLRPVYFLSGAGTTE
- a CDS encoding response regulator transcription factor, yielding MKTKEIIGNSKRINVMIVEDQTVVREGLAAIVSVQPDMEVAAGAEDGVQAVIMAKKYKPDVVILDMVMPRQDGLATIPMLLAINPDIRILVLTGFAESDRVFQAIKAGALGYMLKDATRSQLLQSIRDVASGHASIHPSIAMKVINEFDKQSGTRDTQTTLTRREIETLKLIARGLSNQEIALSLVVHERTIAKYVSSILDKLHVSNRTQAALYAIREGIAATPVAQ
- a CDS encoding transposase, producing the protein MTTTIQPDLDDTGVNQTSGDVRVDTRESGHFLKEKEEERGEIEFRQVNHDPYNLSYACLLIPRFSNHMLVGDIFSYLQIWMQQICISYDWQLDYIDVQPEYLQWVMSVPMTCSPARFIRIIKQFTSEQIFVEFPRFNRENISKEFWANGNLILVGKRPHPEPMIKEFIHITRRQQGISLWDQ